From Melanotaenia boesemani isolate fMelBoe1 chromosome 12, fMelBoe1.pri, whole genome shotgun sequence, a single genomic window includes:
- the LOC121650601 gene encoding CD209 antigen-like protein A, giving the protein MEEIYANIEHDKHVCPVSATDHRGSSSSKRRVYLGVILSVALLSVCLLAGLIVLGICYHNSGESVADLFAINNNLSKHLQTSDNKISALTEEINQLKANLTQMTEELNTVKVSKRNRTCPAGWIRFGCSCYLLSSKSGSWDKGREDCRGQGADLVVIDSAEVQTFLSTLTKKPTWIGLNDKENEGIWKWVDGSPLNLTYWANKQPDNGNRDSRYGEEDCAQIIKDGGTSWNDIKCTDSSEWICEKFLF; this is encoded by the exons ATGGAAGAAATTTATGCCAACATTGAACATGATAAACATGTCTGCCCAGTTTCTGCAACAGATCACAGAG GCTCAAGCAGCTCTAAGAGGAGGGTTTATTTGGGTGTCATTCTCTCTGTGGCTCTCCTGAGTGTTTGCCTGCTGGCTGGACTCATTGTTCTTGGCATCTGCT ATCACAACTCAGGGGAGTCAGTTGCAGATCTCTTCGCCATCAACAACAATCTGTCTAAGCATCTTCAGACAAGTGATAACAAGATTTCTGCCCTGACAGAAGAGATAAATCAGTTAAAGGCCAACCTCACTCAAATGACTGAAGAGCTGAACACTGTTAAGGTGTCCAAACGGA ATAGAACATGTCCTGCAGGATGGATCAGGTTCGGTTGTTCCTGTTACCTCCTCTCATCAAAGTCTGGTTCCTGGGATAAAGGCAGAGAGGACTGCAGAGGCCAAGGAGCCGATCTGGTGGTGATAGACAGCGCTGAAGTACAG ACATTTCTCTCTACACTCACCAAGAAACCAACTTGGATTGGTTTAAATGACAAGGAAAACGAGGGGATCTggaaatgggtggatggaagtCCCCTGAATCTGAC GTACTGGGCAAACAAACAGCCAGACAACGGCAATAGAGACTCAAGGTATGGTGAAGAGGACTGTGCACAAATCATAAAAGATGGCGGCACATCTTGGAATGATATTAAATGTACAGATTCTTCAGAGTGGATCTGTGAAAAATTTCTTTTCtaa